The following coding sequences are from one Mytilus trossulus isolate FHL-02 chromosome 8, PNRI_Mtr1.1.1.hap1, whole genome shotgun sequence window:
- the LOC134681619 gene encoding uncharacterized protein LOC134681619 gives MEKLSIVLVLLVIFVKPSSAQECTDINGFRKQRQLQWDNCLDTCILGLCSSPYCTTLVNTCSGTCIPTAFRAPPSCRNRQAILQVIQREDYKWNKCITKCTSGSCRGSCKSTTICGTLFRCVSRNSSL, from the exons ATGGAGAAACTCAGCATTGTGCTGGTACTTCTAG tcatATTTGTAAAACCCAGTTCAGCCCAAGAATGCACAGATATCAATGGCTTCCGTAAACAACGACAACTTCAGTGGGATAactgtttagatacatgtattttgggTCTTTGCTCGTCGCCTTACTGTACGACTCTTGTTAACACGTGTTCGGGAACTTGTATTCCTACTGCATTCAGGGCTCCTCCAAGCTGCAGAAATCGACAGGCTATATTACAGGTTATACAACGTGAGGATTATAAATGGAACAAATGCATAACAAAATGTACTTCCGGATCATGCCGTGGCTCCTGTAAATCTACAACCATCTGTGGGACTTTATTTAGGTGTGTTTCAAGAAACTCTTCACTTTGA